From the Carassius carassius chromosome 45, fCarCar2.1, whole genome shotgun sequence genome, one window contains:
- the LOC132127633 gene encoding protein transport protein Sec31A-like isoform X4, producing MKLKEINRTAIQAWSPAPQHPIYLAAGTSAQQLDASFSTSASLEIFELDLADPTLAMKSCGSFSSPHRYHKLVWGPHGIEDQSLPSGVLIAGGENGNIILYDASRIIAGDGEVIISQSEKHTGAVRALDVNSSQTNLVASGGNESEIYIWDLNNFSSPMTPGPKTQPLEDISCVAWNKQVQHILASASPSGKASVWDLRKNDLIIKVSDHSNRMHCSGLAWNPEVATQLVLASEDDRMPVIQMWDLRFATSPLKVLESHTRGVLAIAWSEADPELLLSCGKDNRILCWNPNTAEVLYELPTSTQWCFDIQWCPRNPAVLSAAAFDGRISIYSIMGGSNDNASTLQAEQLSSSFGNMDPFGTGKTLPPLQLPPTAPSQSTVTPLKKPPKWICRPVGASFAFGGKLVTLDNIKPAAQQPQQTAAHVVHISQVVTETDFLDRSNRLQETLTAGHFLEYCQTKIEAARSEFEKTVWSFLKVNFEEDARGKYLDLLGYKKEELALKIASALEQNCKSDEDDVAEKKGSVEEEEEEEPPAAETSDLDQIPFEEEEEEEEAAAEETSITDITPAPSDTVNLEASQDADGLITQALLTGDYEAAVNLCLHQNRMADGIILAIAGGPELLAKTQKKYFSKTQSKISKLISAVVMKDWLDVLETCELQSWKEALAAVMTYAKPDEFSSLCGVLGSRLEAADDTALQAQACLCYICAGSVEPLVAHWVRAQDSCGPLALQELVEKVVVLQRAVLRAQGGVSPDTGALLAEKMNQYASLLASQGSLHTAISYLPTNTQQVAVHHLRDRLSRALGHHQQSEVMQTHTAPAPPQVPVQPAAHTQYHPQVESCAPGFGLQSPVSASAPFMISQQYQNYPQQFTPAAGSPGIYQPLQYSPSSSSVYPPQFMPPVSSQPFSPPPLSSGVSFQHGGPGSPTAYLPPPVSRAPGPQNGWNDPPAINRAPKKKKMPETFTPPAPITAPIMTPLGDPQAPQQGPDHPVGPATFSPIQQQPLGPPGRNPSMPQGNMEGAPGAPIGDVIKSIPTEKITKKPIPEEHLVLKNTFEGLIQKCLAAASDPQTKRKLDDAHKRLEYLYDKLREQTLSPAIISGLHSMARSIECRCYSDGLNIHTHIVSSSNFSETSAFMPILKVVLTQANKLAV from the exons ATGAAGCTTAAAGAAATTAACCGAACGGCGATCCAGGCCTGGAGTCCAGCGCCGCAGCACCCCATCTATCTGGCCGCAG GTACGTCGGCCCAGCAGCTCGATGCCTCCTTCAGCACCAGTGCCTCTCTGGAGATCTTTGAACTGGATCTGGCTGATCCCACTTTAGCCATGAAGTCATGCGGCTCCTTCTCCTCTCCACACAG ATACCACAAACTAGTGTGGGGTCCACATGGCATTGAAGACCAGAGTTTGCCATCAGGTGTCCTCATCGCTGGAGGAGAGAACGGCAACATCATCCTCTACGACGCCTCCAGAATCATCGCTGGAGACGGTGAAGTCATCATTTCCCAGAGCGAGAAACACACGGGAGCAGTCAGAGCTCTCGACGTCAACTCGTCCCAG ACAAACCTTGTGGCCTCTGGGGGAAATGAGTCTGAAATCTACATTTGGGATTTGAACAACTTCAGCTCCCCAATGACGCCAGGACCCAAAACACAG CCCCTGGAGGACATCAGCTGTGTTGCGTGGAACAAGCAGGTGCAGCACATCCTGGCCTCGGCCAGTCCCAGCGGAAAAGCTTCAGTCTGGGATCTGAGGAAGAACGACCTGATCATCAAAGTCAGCGACCACAGCAACCGG ATGCATTGCTCTGGTCTGGCCTGGAACCCAGAGGTGGCCACTCAGCTGGTTCTGGCGTCTGAAGACGACCGAATGCCCGTCATCCAAATGTGGGACCTGCGCTTTGCCACCTCTCCTCTCAAAGTGCTGGAGAGCCACACGAG AGGTGTCTTGGCCATAGCCTGGAGTGAAGCAGATCCAGAGCTGCTCCTGAGCTGTGGGAAAGATAACCGGATCCTGTGCTGGAACCCCAACACGGCTGAG GTCCTGTATGAGCTGCCTACCAGTACTCAGTGGTGTTTTGACATCCAGTGGTGTCCCAGAAACCCAgctgtgctgtctgctgctgccTTTGATGGCCGCATCAGCATCTACTCCATCATGGGAGGAAGCAATGACAACGCCAGTACTTTACAGGCTGAACAG TTAAGTAGCTCATTTGGAAATATGGATCCTTTTGGTACGGGGAAGACTCTGCCGCCTTTACAGCTGCCTCCGACCGCCCCGTCCCAGAGCACCGTCACGCCCCTCAAGAAACCCCCCAAATGGATCTGCAGGCCAGTTGGAGCGTCTTTCGCT TTTGGTGGAAAACTGGTCACTCTGGACAACATCAAGCCAGCAGCCCAACAGCCCCAGCAGACTGCCGCCCATGTGGTTCATATCAGTCAGGTTGTGACCGAAACAGATTTCCTTGATCGATCGAACCGACTTCAGGAGACGCTCACTGCAGGACATTTCCTTGAGTACTGCCAAACCAAGATTGAAGCTGCTCGGAGTGAATTTGAGAAGACTGTCTGGTCTTTTCTGAAG GTGAACTTTGAAGAAGATGCACGAGGGAAATATTTAGACCTTTTGGGATACAAGAAGGAAGAGCTCGCTTTAAAG ATTGCATCAGCATTAGAACAGAACTGCAAATCTGATGAGGACGATGTG GCTGAGAAGAAAGGCAGtgtagaggaagaagaagaagaagagccgCCTGCCGCGGAGACATCAGACCTAGACCAGATTccttttgaagaagaagaagaagaagaagaagctgcTGCTGAGGAGACGTCCATCACAGACATTACTCCAGCTCCTTCAGACACCGTTAACCTCGAAGCCAGCCAGG ACGCTGATGGGCTGATCACCCAGGCGCTGCTGACTGGAGATTACGAAGCTGCGGTTAACCTCTGTCTGCATCAGAACCGGATGGCTGACGGCATCATCCTGGCGATCGCTGGAGGTCCTGAGCTCCTGGCAAAGACTCAGAAGAAATACTTCAGCAAAACCCAAAGCAAAATCTCGAAG CTCATTAGCGCAGTGGTGATGAAGGACTGGTTGGACGTTTTGGAGACATGTGAGCTGCAGAGCTGGAAGGAAGCTCTGGCTGCAGTGATGACTTACGCCAAGCCAGACGAGTTCTCCTCGCTCTGTG gtgtgcTGGGCTCCAGGCTGGAGGCTGCTGACGACACAGCGCTGCAGGCTCAGGCCTGTCTCTGTTACATCTGTGCAGGCAGCGTAGAGCCGCTGGTGGCCCACTGGGTCAGAGCTCAGGACTCCTGCGGCCCGCTGGCACTGCAG GAGCTGGTTGAGAAGGTGGTGGTCCTGCAGAGAGCTGTGCTGAGAGCTCAAGGTGGTGTTTCTCCTGATACGGGTGCACTGCTGGCAGAGAAGATGAATCAGTACGCCAGTCTGCTGGCATCACAGGGCAGCTTACACACCGCCATATCCTACCTGCCCACCAACACTCAACAG gtgGCTGTGCATCATCTGCGTGATCGTCTGAGCAGAGCTCTGGGTCATCATCAGCAGTCTGAAGTGATGCAGACACACACAGCACCTGCACCTCCACAGGTCCCCGTGCAGCCCGccgcacacacacagtatcatCCACAG GTGGAGTCCTGCGCTCCAGGCTTCGGTCTTCAGTCTCCAGTGAGTGCGTCTGCTCCCTTCATGATCTCCCAGCAGTATCAGA ACTATCCTCAGCAGTTCACGCCAGCCGCCGGGTCTCCTGGCATCTATCAGCCTCTTCAGTACTCTCCCTCGTCCTCCTCTGTCTATCCTCCACAGTTCATGCCCCCTGTCTCCTCTCAGCcgttctctcctcctcctctctcttctGGCGTGTCTTTCCAGCACGGTGGGCCGGGGTCGCCCACGGCTTATCTTCCTCCTCCGGTCTCCAGAGCTCCAG GACCTCAGAACGGCTGGAACGATCCTCCCGCAATCAACAGAGCTCCCAAAAAGAAGAAG ATGCCAGAAACCTTCACTCCACCAGCCCCCATCACAGCACCCATCATGACCCCTCTAGGAGACCCTCAGGCCCCTCAACAGGGTCCCGATCACCCTGTGGGCCCAGCCACCTTCAGCCCCATCCAGCAGCAGCCACTGGGACCCCCGGGCAGAAACCCCAGCATGCCTCAGGGCAACATGGAGGGTGCGCCTGGAGCACCAATTGGAGATGTCATAAAG TCCATACCAACTGAGAAGATCACTAAGAAGCCAATCCCTGAAGAGCACTTGGTTCTGAAGAACACTTTTGAGGGACTGATCCAGAAATGCTTGGCTGCTGCTTCAGACCCG CAAACCAAGAGGAAGTTGGATGATGCTCATAAGAGGCTGGAGTATCTCTATGACAAGCTGAGAGAGCAAACA CTGTCTCCAGCTATAATCAGTGGTCTGCACAGTATGGCCCGCAGCATCGAGTGCCGCTGCTACAGTGACGGActcaacatccacacacacatcgTGAGCAGCAGCAACTTCAGCGAGACGTCTGCCTTCATGCCCATCCTGAAGGTGGTGCTGACACAGGCCAACAAACTGGCTGTTTGA
- the LOC132127633 gene encoding protein transport protein Sec31A-like isoform X5, whose protein sequence is MKLKEINRTAIQAWSPAPQHPIYLAAGTSAQQLDASFSTSASLEIFELDLADPTLAMKSCGSFSSPHRYHKLVWGPHGIEDQSLPSGVLIAGGENGNIILYDASRIIAGDGEVIISQSEKHTGAVRALDVNSSQTNLVASGGNESEIYIWDLNNFSSPMTPGPKTQPLEDISCVAWNKQVQHILASASPSGKASVWDLRKNDLIIKVSDHSNRMHCSGLAWNPEVATQLVLASEDDRMPVIQMWDLRFATSPLKVLESHTRGVLAIAWSEADPELLLSCGKDNRILCWNPNTAEVLYELPTSTQWCFDIQWCPRNPAVLSAAAFDGRISIYSIMGGSNDNASTLQAEQLSSSFGNMDPFGTGKTLPPLQLPPTAPSQSTVTPLKKPPKWICRPVGASFAFGGKLVTLDNIKPAAQQPQQTAAHVVHISQVVTETDFLDRSNRLQETLTAGHFLEYCQTKIEAARSEFEKTVWSFLKVNFEEDARGKYLDLLGYKKEELALKIASALEQNCKSDEDDVAEKKGSVEEEEEEEPPAAETSDLDQIPFEEEEEEEEAAAEETSITDITPAPSDTVNLEASQDADGLITQALLTGDYEAAVNLCLHQNRMADGIILAIAGGPELLAKTQKKYFSKTQSKISKLISAVVMKDWLDVLETCELQSWKEALAAVMTYAKPDEFSSLCGVLGSRLEAADDTALQAQACLCYICAGSVEPLVAHWVRAQDSCGPLALQELVEKVVVLQRAVLRAQGGVSPDTGALLAEKMNQYASLLASQGSLHTAISYLPTNTQQVAVHHLRDRLSRALGHHQQSEVMQTHTAPAPPQVPVQPAAHTQYHPQVESCAPGFGLQSPVSASAPFMISQQYQRPQNGWNDPPAINRAPKKKKMPETFTPPAPITAPIMTPLGDPQAPQQGPDHPVGPATFSPIQQQPLGPPGRNPSMPQGNMEGAPGAPIGDVIKSIPTEKITKKPIPEEHLVLKNTFEGLIQKCLAAASDPQTKRKLDDAHKRLEYLYDKLREQTLSPAIISGLHSMARSIECRCYSDGLNIHTHIVSSSNFSETSAFMPILKVVLTQANKLAV, encoded by the exons ATGAAGCTTAAAGAAATTAACCGAACGGCGATCCAGGCCTGGAGTCCAGCGCCGCAGCACCCCATCTATCTGGCCGCAG GTACGTCGGCCCAGCAGCTCGATGCCTCCTTCAGCACCAGTGCCTCTCTGGAGATCTTTGAACTGGATCTGGCTGATCCCACTTTAGCCATGAAGTCATGCGGCTCCTTCTCCTCTCCACACAG ATACCACAAACTAGTGTGGGGTCCACATGGCATTGAAGACCAGAGTTTGCCATCAGGTGTCCTCATCGCTGGAGGAGAGAACGGCAACATCATCCTCTACGACGCCTCCAGAATCATCGCTGGAGACGGTGAAGTCATCATTTCCCAGAGCGAGAAACACACGGGAGCAGTCAGAGCTCTCGACGTCAACTCGTCCCAG ACAAACCTTGTGGCCTCTGGGGGAAATGAGTCTGAAATCTACATTTGGGATTTGAACAACTTCAGCTCCCCAATGACGCCAGGACCCAAAACACAG CCCCTGGAGGACATCAGCTGTGTTGCGTGGAACAAGCAGGTGCAGCACATCCTGGCCTCGGCCAGTCCCAGCGGAAAAGCTTCAGTCTGGGATCTGAGGAAGAACGACCTGATCATCAAAGTCAGCGACCACAGCAACCGG ATGCATTGCTCTGGTCTGGCCTGGAACCCAGAGGTGGCCACTCAGCTGGTTCTGGCGTCTGAAGACGACCGAATGCCCGTCATCCAAATGTGGGACCTGCGCTTTGCCACCTCTCCTCTCAAAGTGCTGGAGAGCCACACGAG AGGTGTCTTGGCCATAGCCTGGAGTGAAGCAGATCCAGAGCTGCTCCTGAGCTGTGGGAAAGATAACCGGATCCTGTGCTGGAACCCCAACACGGCTGAG GTCCTGTATGAGCTGCCTACCAGTACTCAGTGGTGTTTTGACATCCAGTGGTGTCCCAGAAACCCAgctgtgctgtctgctgctgccTTTGATGGCCGCATCAGCATCTACTCCATCATGGGAGGAAGCAATGACAACGCCAGTACTTTACAGGCTGAACAG TTAAGTAGCTCATTTGGAAATATGGATCCTTTTGGTACGGGGAAGACTCTGCCGCCTTTACAGCTGCCTCCGACCGCCCCGTCCCAGAGCACCGTCACGCCCCTCAAGAAACCCCCCAAATGGATCTGCAGGCCAGTTGGAGCGTCTTTCGCT TTTGGTGGAAAACTGGTCACTCTGGACAACATCAAGCCAGCAGCCCAACAGCCCCAGCAGACTGCCGCCCATGTGGTTCATATCAGTCAGGTTGTGACCGAAACAGATTTCCTTGATCGATCGAACCGACTTCAGGAGACGCTCACTGCAGGACATTTCCTTGAGTACTGCCAAACCAAGATTGAAGCTGCTCGGAGTGAATTTGAGAAGACTGTCTGGTCTTTTCTGAAG GTGAACTTTGAAGAAGATGCACGAGGGAAATATTTAGACCTTTTGGGATACAAGAAGGAAGAGCTCGCTTTAAAG ATTGCATCAGCATTAGAACAGAACTGCAAATCTGATGAGGACGATGTG GCTGAGAAGAAAGGCAGtgtagaggaagaagaagaagaagagccgCCTGCCGCGGAGACATCAGACCTAGACCAGATTccttttgaagaagaagaagaagaagaagaagctgcTGCTGAGGAGACGTCCATCACAGACATTACTCCAGCTCCTTCAGACACCGTTAACCTCGAAGCCAGCCAGG ACGCTGATGGGCTGATCACCCAGGCGCTGCTGACTGGAGATTACGAAGCTGCGGTTAACCTCTGTCTGCATCAGAACCGGATGGCTGACGGCATCATCCTGGCGATCGCTGGAGGTCCTGAGCTCCTGGCAAAGACTCAGAAGAAATACTTCAGCAAAACCCAAAGCAAAATCTCGAAG CTCATTAGCGCAGTGGTGATGAAGGACTGGTTGGACGTTTTGGAGACATGTGAGCTGCAGAGCTGGAAGGAAGCTCTGGCTGCAGTGATGACTTACGCCAAGCCAGACGAGTTCTCCTCGCTCTGTG gtgtgcTGGGCTCCAGGCTGGAGGCTGCTGACGACACAGCGCTGCAGGCTCAGGCCTGTCTCTGTTACATCTGTGCAGGCAGCGTAGAGCCGCTGGTGGCCCACTGGGTCAGAGCTCAGGACTCCTGCGGCCCGCTGGCACTGCAG GAGCTGGTTGAGAAGGTGGTGGTCCTGCAGAGAGCTGTGCTGAGAGCTCAAGGTGGTGTTTCTCCTGATACGGGTGCACTGCTGGCAGAGAAGATGAATCAGTACGCCAGTCTGCTGGCATCACAGGGCAGCTTACACACCGCCATATCCTACCTGCCCACCAACACTCAACAG gtgGCTGTGCATCATCTGCGTGATCGTCTGAGCAGAGCTCTGGGTCATCATCAGCAGTCTGAAGTGATGCAGACACACACAGCACCTGCACCTCCACAGGTCCCCGTGCAGCCCGccgcacacacacagtatcatCCACAG GTGGAGTCCTGCGCTCCAGGCTTCGGTCTTCAGTCTCCAGTGAGTGCGTCTGCTCCCTTCATGATCTCCCAGCAGTATCAGA GACCTCAGAACGGCTGGAACGATCCTCCCGCAATCAACAGAGCTCCCAAAAAGAAGAAG ATGCCAGAAACCTTCACTCCACCAGCCCCCATCACAGCACCCATCATGACCCCTCTAGGAGACCCTCAGGCCCCTCAACAGGGTCCCGATCACCCTGTGGGCCCAGCCACCTTCAGCCCCATCCAGCAGCAGCCACTGGGACCCCCGGGCAGAAACCCCAGCATGCCTCAGGGCAACATGGAGGGTGCGCCTGGAGCACCAATTGGAGATGTCATAAAG TCCATACCAACTGAGAAGATCACTAAGAAGCCAATCCCTGAAGAGCACTTGGTTCTGAAGAACACTTTTGAGGGACTGATCCAGAAATGCTTGGCTGCTGCTTCAGACCCG CAAACCAAGAGGAAGTTGGATGATGCTCATAAGAGGCTGGAGTATCTCTATGACAAGCTGAGAGAGCAAACA CTGTCTCCAGCTATAATCAGTGGTCTGCACAGTATGGCCCGCAGCATCGAGTGCCGCTGCTACAGTGACGGActcaacatccacacacacatcgTGAGCAGCAGCAACTTCAGCGAGACGTCTGCCTTCATGCCCATCCTGAAGGTGGTGCTGACACAGGCCAACAAACTGGCTGTTTGA